One Brassica napus cultivar Da-Ae chromosome C4, Da-Ae, whole genome shotgun sequence genomic region harbors:
- the BNAC04G24980D gene encoding protein HESO1, whose product MGDNQERLSVSSSSLTTAQAEGDSLMIVEESWMIAEERAHEILSVIQPFFVSDRNRNEIIDYVRALIKSHDGIEVFSFGSVPLKTYLPDGDIDMTVITKQNMEHKFFEKMYNTLKSEEGKPEFDVTDVKYIPAQVKVIKCNIRNIAVDISFNQMAGLCALCFLEQVDQLFGRDHLFKRSIILIKAWCYYESRILGANMGLFSTYALSILVLYIINLFHSSLSGPLSVLYKFLDYYGSFDWSNYCISLSGPVPISRLPELMAASPENGQELLLDQKFVRDCVKLYTAPTKPVETNGLEFPIKHLNIVDPLKYSNNLGKSVTIGNVKRVKHAFTLGARKLRDVLSLPGETIGWRLEKYFGNALERNGKGQRQDVKDPVTAFGTGRSELSDLSGDFEGYFGRLASYQNNEFYLRAMNGSTSIQPNVFQNMGKRRGTGTYIPDMSQQLYHARFRGSGAGNSASHHIGASSSCNLSGEVSTSSASIKGEECVKSEPCQSSPPENIGDSISSKTLEMENGKEEESKTSQKLKSS is encoded by the exons ATGGGTGATAATCAAGAAAGATTGTCAGTTTCCTCATCGTCGCTGACAACAGCCCAAGCTGAAGGGGATTCACTCATGATAGTTGAGGAGTCTTGGATGATTGCAGAAGAGAGAGCTCATGAGATACTAAGCGTTATCCAACCTTTCTTTGTTTCAGATAGAAATAGGAATGAAATCATTGATTACGTACGAGCTCTAATCAAGAGTCATGATGGAATTGAG GTATTTTCATTTGGTTCAGTGCCACTGAAAACATATCTCCCAGATGGAGATATTGATATGACGGTCATAACTAAGCAAAATATGGAGCATAAATTCTTTGAAAAAATGTACAATACACTTAAGAGTGAAGAAGGAAAACCTGAATTCGATGTAACTGATGTTAAGTATATCCCTGCACAG GTCAAGGTCATAAAATGCAACATCAGGAACATTGCTGTTGATATCTCCTTTAATCAAATGGCGGGTCTCTGTGCTTTATGTTTTCTGGAACAG GTTGACCAACTCTTTGGAAGAGATCATCTTTTTAAGCGTAGCATCATCTTAATTAAAGCTTGGTGCTATTATGAGAGCAGAATTCTTGGTGCCAACATGGGATTGTTCTCAACATATGCATTGTCAATACTAGTCTTGTACATCATCAACCTATTTCATTCATCATTATCCGGCCCTTTATCG GTTCTCTACAAGTTCTTGGATTACTATGGTTCATTTGATTGGAGCAACTACTGTATCAGTCTCAGTGGTCCTGTGCCAATATCTCGTCTTCCAGAACTTATGG CGGCTTCTCCAGAAAATGGGCAGGAGTTATTGCTTGACCAGAAGTTTGTAAGAGATTGTGTCAAGTTATATACTGCTCCAACCAAACCTGTTGAAACAAATGGTCTTGAGTTTCCTATCAAACATCTCAACATAGTTGATCCTCTTAAATACAGCAACAACCTCGGAAAAAGTGTTACAATAG GAAATGTCAAACGAGTAAAACATGCTTTTACACTGGGAGCTCGAAAGCTCAGAGATGTTCTTTCACTACCTGGTGAAACCATTGGATGGAGACTGGAGAAGTACTTTGGCAATGCTTTGGAGAGGAATGGTAAGGGACAAAGGCAAGATGTGAAAGATCCTGTTACTGCGTTTGGTACTGGAAGGTCAGAACTATCTGACCTCAGTGGAGACTTTGAAGGTTACTTTGGAAGACTTGCGAGTTACCAAAACAATGAGTTTTATCTAAGAGCCATGAATGGTTCAACCTCAATTCAGCCTAATGTCTTTCAAAACATGGGAAAGAGGAGAGGAACAGGAACTTATATTCCTGATATG AGTCAACAGCTGTACCATGCCAGGTTCAGAGGTTCGGGTGCTGGAAACTCAGCATCTCATCATATAGGAGCCAGTAGTAGCTGCAATCTTTCTGGTGAAGTGTCTACTTCTTCTGCCAGTATCAAAGGAGAAGAATGTGTGAAATCAGAGCCTTGTCAGTCTTCACCACCAGAAAACATAGGAGATTCTATATCTTCAAAAACACTGGAAATGGAGAATggcaaagaagaagagagcaaaACCTCCCAAAAGTTGAAGAGTTCTTGA
- the LOC125585170 gene encoding mitogen-activated protein kinase kinase kinase 3-like → MSYGSWFLDETPLPKLGFLGQGNYGYVTLVRNNDGLLMAKKTSFLKYSEDLEKEVRIMDRFFSINFNTVRATSPAVSYETMPFNVKVCSIHMEVAPHGSLKDMLTKAGGTLPENVIGYCIFQVLEGLRDLHQHSYVHCDLKPENILIFPSYAQEDLCELKLGDFGSAKEPNGPDPVDGSLFEDNPGYLAPEAVGPRGVISSAVDIWSLGTMVIEMMGITISGWSDYVPGTLSQMTWDFVRRCRVRNPRARATAEELMSHSFVNQSLGAPPLELLPVPSCLSNGVVQGRLF, encoded by the coding sequence ATGTCATATGGTTCGTGGTTTTTAGACGAGACTCCATTACCAAAACTAGGCTTTCTCGGGCAAGGAAACTATGGCTATGTCACCCTGGTTCGAAACAACGATGGACTACTCATGGCTAAGAAAACATCTTTCCTCAAATACTCAGAGGATCTCGAGAAAGAAGTAAGGATCATGGATCGCTTCTTTTCAATCAATTTCAACACCGTGAGAGCCACGAGCCCTGCTGTCTCCTACGAAACCATGCCATTCAACGTGAAAGTCTGTTCCATTCACATGGAAGTCGCACCACATGGTTCACTCAAAGACATGCTGACCAAAGCCGGTGGGACATTACCGGAGAACGTCATCGGTTATTGCATTTTCCAGGTTCTTGAAGGGCTTAGGGATCTTCACCAACACAGTTATGTCCATTGTGATCTCAAGCCAGAGAACATACTCATCTTCCCGAGCTATGCTCAGGAAGATCTTTGCGAGCTCAAACTTGGTGACTTCGGTTCGGCTAAGGAACCCAATGGACCTGATCCAGTGGATGGGTCTTTGTTCGAGGACAATCCGGGTTATTTGGCTCCTGAGGCGGTCGGGCCACGTGGAGTGATCTCGTCGGCGGTTGATATCTGGTCCTTAGGTACCATGGTGATTGAGATGATGGGTATTACTATAAGTGGATGGAGTGATTACGTGCCGGGGACTCTATCGCAGATGACTTGGGACTTTGTGAGGAGATGTAGAGTGCGGAATCCAAGGGCTAGAGCCACCGCGGAGGAGCTCATGAGTCATTCTTTTGTTAACCAAAGTCTTGGGGCTCCACCGCTTGAGCTGCTTCCAGTTCCTTCTTGCCTAAGTAATGGAGTGGTTCAAGGAAGGCTTTTCTAG
- the LOC106402005 gene encoding UPF0496 protein At3g57100-like, translating into MLPYVLLPLLFLNGKVHCYSNRPQLPSINILDMSTYDVGVGYFLGKLQICHQDLAKMILKLMSMIKEINKKLRCVHGRRTVVTAAIISLVIALVTVSKIAAVIFGYLPVEAVTTFVASKWKKSTATLKQKKTKEDGGVVNGESDDGGSQGSGEDQSVIEKWSSVAVAMGRTKKEEKRLKSTLSDLDRETERCHGFVQFGRTLVNDKIFEFLSCGGKSSNSK; encoded by the exons ATGCTACCCTACGTTCTTCTGCCACTGCTGTTTCTTAACGGCAAAGTCCACTGTTACTCTAATAGACCTCAATTGCCTTCCATCAATATCTTGGACATGTCTACTTACGACGTCGGTGTGGGATATTTTCTCGGGAAACTTCAGATCTGTCATCAAGATTTAGCCAAGATGATCTTGAAACTAATGTCGATGATAAAGGAGATCAACAAGAAGTTGCGATGCGTACATGGACGTAGAACGGTGGTCACGGCGGCGATAATCTCTCTGGTGATTGCTCTAGTGACGGTGAGCAAAATCGCCGCGGTAATATTCGGATATCTGCCAGTTGAGGCGGTGACGACGTTCGTGGCTTCGAAATGGAAGAAGTCGACGGCGACtctgaaacaaaagaaaacaaaagaagacgGTGGTGTCGTCAATGGAGAGAGCGACGATGGTGGCTCTCAAGGAAGTGGAGAAGATCA ATCCGTCATTGAAAAATGGTCGTCAGTGGCTGTAGCTATGGGAAGGACAAAGAAGGAAGAAAAGAGGTTGAAGTCAACACTCTCTGACCTGGATAGAGAGACGGAAAGGTGTCATGGGTTTGTGCAGTTTGGACGTACGTTGGTTAATGATAAGATCTTTGAGTTTCTGTCTTGTGGCGGGAAAAGCTCCAACTCCAAGtag
- the LOC106402007 gene encoding RGG repeats nuclear RNA binding protein A-like, producing MATLNPFDLLDDGAEDPSQIAVSIAADKPKKPAPVSAVSAKSSAPSRQLAQPVREARSDAPRGGGRGGGDGGGRRGEAGDGERPRRTFERHSGTDREGDIKSEEAGCGNWGTPGEEVVVVETEEVAGVETEKPAGDEVAADANKENTAEVEEQKESEDKGSDKDKRKDDKEEKAKKAVNINEFLKPGEGENYYRGGGRGGRGRGRGGHDGEGASGGGFDGYRSEAAPAIGDTAQFPSLGGK from the exons ATGGCAACTTTGAACCCTTTTGATCTGTTGGATGACGGCGCTGAGGATCCGAGCCAGATCGCCGTTTCCATCGCTGCAGATAAGCCTAAGAAACCTGCACCTGTTTCCGCCGTCTCTGCTAAGTCATCTGCTCCGTCGAGGCAGCTTGCTCAACCTG TGAGAGAGGCTAGGAGTGATGCTCCACGTGGTGGTGGACGTGGTGGTGGAGACGGTGGTGGTCGACGTGGTGAAGCTGGTGACGGTGAACGTCCTCGAAGGACATTCGAGCGTCATAGTGGAACTGACAGAGA GGGTGACATCAAAAGCGAAGAAGCTGGTTGTGGAAATTGGGGAACACCAGGAGAAGAAGTTGTTGTTGT GGAGACTGAAGAAGTTGCTGGTGTTGAGACTGAGAAGCCTGCTGGTGATGAGGTTGCTGCTGATGCTAACAAGGAGAACACTGCTGAAGTGGAGGAGCAGAAAGAGTCTGAAGATAAG GGTTCTGATAAGGACAAACGCAAAGATGACAAAGAAGAGAAGGCTAAGAAG GCTGTGAACATCAACGAGTTTTTGAAACCAGGTGAGGGTGAGAACTACTACCGAGGAGGAGGTCGTGGTGGTCGTGGAAGGGGACGTGGTGGTCATGACGGGGAAGGTGCTTCTGGTGGTGGATTTGATGGTTACCGTAGTGAAGCTGCGCCTGCCATTGGAGATACTGCTCAGTTCCCATCTCTTGGGGGCAAGTAG
- the LOC125585171 gene encoding mitogen-activated protein kinase kinase kinase 17-like, whose protein sequence is MSYGSWFLDETPLPKLGFLGQGNNGYVTLVRNNDGLLMAKKTSFLKYSEDLEKEVRIMDRFFSINFNTVRATSPAVSYETMPFNVKVCSIHMEVAPHGSLKDMLTKAGGTLPENVIGYCIFQVLEGLRDLHQHGYVHCDLKPENILIFPSYAHEDLCELKLGDFGSAKEPNGPDPVNGSLFEDNPEYLAPEAVGPRGVISSAVDIWSLGTMVMEMMGVTIRGRSDYVPRTLSQMTWDFVRRCRERNPEARATAEELMSHSFVNQSLEVPPLELLPVPSCLSNGVVQGRLF, encoded by the coding sequence ATGTCATATGGTTCGTGGTTTTTAGACGAGACTCCATTACCAAAACTAGGCTTTCTCGGCCAAGGCAACAATGGCTATGTCACCCTGGTTCGAAACAACGATGGACTACTCATGGCTAAGAAAACATCTTTCCTCAAATACTCAGAGGATCTCGAGAAAGAAGTAAGGATCATGGATCGCTTCTTTTCAATCAATTTCAACACCGTGAGAGCCACGAGCCCTGCAGTTTCCTACGAAACCATGCCATTCAACGTGAAAGTCTGTTCCATTCACATGGAAGTCGCACCACATGGTTCACTCAAAGACATGCTAACCAAAGCCGGTGGGACATTACCGGAGAACGTCATCGGTTATTGCATTTTCCAGGTTCTTGAAGGGCTCAGGGATCTTCACCAACACGGTTATGTCCATTGTGATCTCAAGCCAGAGAACATACTCATCTTCCCGAGCTATGCTCATGAAGATCTTTGCGAGCTCAAACTTGGTGACTTCGGTTCGGCTAAGGAACCCAATGGACCTGATCCAGTGAATGGGTCTTTGTTCGAGGACAATCCGGAGTATTTGGCTCCTGAGGCAGTCGGGCCACGTGGAGTGATCTCATCGGCGGTTGATATCTGGTCCTTAGGTACCATGGTGATGGAAATGATGGGGGTTACTATAAGAGGAAGGAGTGATTACGTGCCGAGGACTCTATCGCAGATGACTTGGGACTTTGTGAGGAGATGTAGAGAGCGCAATCCGGAGGCTAGAGCCACCGCGGAGGAGCTCATGAGTCATTCTTTTGTTAACCAAAGTCTTGAGGTTCCACCGCTTGAGCTGCTTCCAGTTCCTTCTTGCTTAAGTAATGGGGTGGTTCAAGGAAGGCTTTTCTAG